In Spinacia oleracea cultivar Varoflay chromosome 5, BTI_SOV_V1, whole genome shotgun sequence, a single window of DNA contains:
- the LOC110794479 gene encoding uncharacterized protein: MDETQKMTALKKAYAEIILNTAKEAAARIMASERKSHQFLHDLTSTKEEALRLLLRQKQTMDAKINEAEMKSLNQQRKIEELEAQLQEAEDIVSNLRVELNEAHIKLEEMENNQTASAPNMTEKAHCEAGTKLPENGLSEAVSAAQTNSFNTSANGHYVSNNSLENFGYSGDPVVPSIILRSKKPKLYRNGCTQRIHAYKGNPIYRKGHSPLSGESDDLKNEKARKEDKEGEEIYMTSIGADTLSAEKKPIDNKEENSVDKSSSKPQALTSFRKRRKRAVRYRRSNASTLNSIPVLVKETVSDFPNSQTCLPGSHDIHETIGNKHKDSHSPSIVPSGDSEMRESSERVATTRGDETEVRIVLVNEDTDIAKNSVLIEQQSVSGDCLYGLSSKQDLDMKNSSSVNLNPKPMETGDGFPSPLPKDRVLKYTFQRKRKKESLSGDDNSLQQENPLKRSMVKKQNIDLEPPNSSAVSESSRDSRRMAQVARQLISLSEKKWWK, from the exons ATGGATGAAACTCAG aaaaTGACGGCTTTGAAGAAGGCATATGCAGAGATAATCCTGAACACGGCGAAGGAGGCGGCGGCGAGGATAATGGCATCAGAGAGAAAATCACATCAGTTTTTGCACGATCTTACTTCCACCAAAGAGGAAGCGCTTCGTCTTTTGCTCCGGCAAAAACAAACTATGGATGCTAAA ATTAATGAAGCGGAAATGAAATCCCTAAACCAGCAAAGAAAAATAGAAGAGCTAGAAGCTCAGCTCCAAGAAGCTGAAGATATAGTGAGTAACCTTAGAGTAGAGCTGAATGAGGCGCATATCAAGTTGGAGGAAATGGAAAATAACCAAACGGCAAGTGCACCGAATATGACTGAAAAGGCTCACTGTGAGGCAGGAACCAAACTGCCCGAGAATGGGCTATCTGAAGCTGTTTCAGCTGCACAAACTAATTCGTTTAACACATCAGCAAATGGGCATTATGTTTCAAATAATTCTTTAGAGAATTTTGGTTATTCTGGGGATCCAGTTGTTCCTTCGATAATTTTGAGAAGCAAAAAACCTAAGCTGTATAGAAACGGGTGTACGCAGAGAATACATGCGTATAAAGGGAACCCGATATATAGAAAGGGTCATTCTCCTCTTTCTGGAGAATCGGATGACTTGAAAAATGAGAAAGCCAGAAAAGAAGACAAAGAAGGTGAAGAGATATACATGACTTCAATAGGGGCTGATACATTATCTGCAGAGAAGAAACCTATTGACAATAAAGAAGAAAATAGTGTGGACAAAAGTAGTAGCAAACCTCAAGCATTGACATCATTCCGAAAGAGAAGGAAAAGAGCTGTTAGATACAGAAGAAGTAATGCTTCTACACTAAACTCTATTCCAGTTCTGGTCAAGGAAACAGTTTCTGATTTTCCAAACTCTCAAACATGCTTACCTGGTTCTCATGACATTCATGAAACTATTGGTAATAAACATAAGGATTCACACTCACCTTCAATAGTACCATCTGGTGATTCTGAAATGAGAGAATCATCAGAGCGTGTAGCAACTACCCGAGGTGATGAAACCGAGGTTCGTATAGTTTTAGTGAATGAAGATACAGATATAGCTAAAAATTCAGTTTTGATTGAGCAGCAAAGTGTTTCTGGGGATTGCTTATATGGTTTGAGTTCAAAACAAGATCTTGACATGAAGAACTCGTCTTCAGTAAATCTAAATCCTAAACCGATGGAAACTGGTGATGGTTTTCCTAGTCCACTGCCAAAAGATAGGGTTCTTAAGTATACTTTCCAGAGGAAACGGAAGAAGGAATCCCTAAGTGGTGATGATAACAGCTTGCAGCAGGAGAACCCTTTGAAACGAAGTATGGTAAAGAAGCAGAATATCGATCTTGAGCCCCCAAACTCTAGCGCCGTGAGTGAATCGTCACGAGATAGTCGGAGAATGGCACAGGTGGCACGCCAG CTGATATCTTTGTCTGAGAAGAAATGGTGGAAGTAG